The Stieleria maiorica genome includes the window AGGAGACATCCCCCAGCCCGGTCAATCGCTTGGCAAAATTCATCAGGTCGGTGCTGGAGAGTGATTCCAGTTCGCCGCGAAGCGCGATTTTGACCGGCGTCCCGGCGGCCATGCTGAAATCCACTTTCCCGGCGATCGACACGTGGCGTCCGCCCAGTTCCATGTCCGCCAGCACGCCAACGCTGACCGATGGCACTGCGGTCGGACCGACTTGATTCGCGCCTGTCTGGCCCGGTTGGGGTGCTTTGACGGTGTTCATGCTGATCAGCAAAATGACTTCGTCCAGGTCCAGCCCCGTCACGCCGAACGCGTTGTTGATGTTGCGAGCGGTCGCGGACAAGCGAAACTCGTTTCCGGTCGGCGTTTCCGCGATCCCCACGCGTCCGGATAACTCGACGATCGAACCGTCGCTCTGAGCCATCGCCAAATCAACGCTGACATACAATTGGTCTTGGTCGGTGCCAGGCGATTGCCAGACCAGAAACGCGTTGCCGACACTCAAATTGGGCGGCAGGTCATTGATGACGATCTGGGGCAACGTCGCCCTCAGCATCACGTCTTCGCGCAGCTCTTCCCAGAAACCGGTGTCTTTGGGTTCTGATTGCCATCGCTGCACGACGTCGTTGGAAAACTCACTGAACAAGACGCCTTCGATTTGGATCTCCGGAATGGCCAAACCGACTCGATCCAGCAATTCGGCCGGAATCGAATCTTCAGCGATCGTCGCGGTGGTCAGCACGTTGACGCCGCGCTGCAGTCGGACGGTGAAATCATCCGAAGCATACAGGTCACCGTAGAAGTCTTGGGCCTGTGTCGACATCGCCGACGATTCGATCTCACCCGCCGCTGCAGAGAAGACCACGATCGGCGACTTGAATTCCAGTGGCGATTCGATCAAGTCGTTGCTCTGGGCCAGCGCCCCCAGATCGGTCTTGACGGCCAACACCCAATGTCCCAGTGAATCGTTTTCCAGTGCGTTGCTTCCCAGCGCGTTGCCGACGTATTGAAACAAGACCGGAGCGTCGGATTGTCCGAACGTCGTTGTCCCGGTGACCGAACCATCGCTGCCGAACGTCGGCGCTTCGATCACGATGCCCGCGAACGAGGCGAATTGATCGATCTGGTCCAGTGCGATCCGGCCGGTTTGGTCGGCGATCGCCTTCATCGCGTCGACCGTCTGGCGGGCGGCAGCTGACAATTGCGACGTTTGCGATGGTGCGGTCTGCGCCGACTGGTCGGACTGCTGGCCCGATTCAACCGTGGCGATGAGCGCCGCGGTGTGATCGCCGGCGGTGACATCCAACAGCGACATCGGCGTCGCATCGGCGGCCATCAATTGGCGGGCTTCGAGTGTTTCCAACGGACGCGTGATGCGTCGTGCCGTCGAACGCCGTTTCGTCGGGTTCTTTTTGCAGCGACTTGAACGTTTTTGACCGAACGTGATATTTTTGGGGAACATTGCAGCGACCCTGTGGACCAAAGGCAGAAAAAATGGGGTGGAGAATCGGAGCGTTCCCGACTCACCAGCCCCCTGCGTGGTCCGACCGGCGTTCCCTTAACTGTCCGGGGAAAAAATAAGAAACGTCGTTTGATCGAAACCCACTCGCTTGCGGGCTGTCGATTGAATCGCAACCGAAACAATGGTGAGCCGATGGCGCTAGCCGCGGGCCTCGCAGGCCGATGCTGGCACCGCTAGGCCCGCGGCTAGCGCCGTCGGCTCACTCAATCAACAGGCCGCTCGCGTTTCGTGCTCGTATTCGCTGATCCCGCATGTTCAGCGTCTGATTTTTCGGACGCAGGATTTTGTCAGTCGTGCCGTGGTTTGCATCAACGGCAACAGCGACGTGACCGGCCAATTCATGGCGGAATCCAGCCCGATCACGATGCTTTGAAACGGGAGACGCTGGGCGTACAGGCCGTTGATCAGTTCGTTGTTCGGGTCGGTGCAGGAGTCGCAAAGGGAGCATCCGAGCTCGTGAAGCCAATGCACGTTTTGCAGTTCCAGCAGGAATCCCGGCGAATACTCGCCGAAACGCTCATCGTAGGTCGTCTTGTATCCGCTGACCTGACCGCCGCTGTGGAGATCGACCAGCATCGCGATCGGGACGCCGTCCAGCGTCAATCGGCCGAATCGGATCGCGTCGTGCGGGACGCAGCGATCGACCAATTCCAAGAAGAACGCCAGTGATTCGCTTTGGCAAGCCATCGCGGTCCCCTGGCGGCCTTTCCATCCGGAAGCTTCCAGATCGACAAATTCATGTGCCCACTGGTGAACGTCGTTTGCTCCCGAGGAGTGTTCCAATGCAACGCTTCCGACCGATTGAAGCTTCTTCAGCAGTCGCTTGGCTTTCTTGCGACGATTCTTGGACATCGACTGTCGAAGATACGTTTCCGCGTCGTCCCCTGGCTGCATCGCGGCTCGGGAAAAACGGTCACGCGTGAAGATGGCCCGATCCTGGCGTGCCGCCGCGCGCCGGATCAATCCGTCAAACGCCGCATCGGCCGAGACGGTGTCGAAGGCCAACAGACGGACGCCCCGACCTGACAGCGTGGTGAAGATCGTGGACAACGCGTCGTCGGCGTGCTCGCGATCCAACAGCGGCGTTGAGTCGAACGCTTCGTCGGGCCGCCAAGCGT containing:
- a CDS encoding GNAT family N-acetyltransferase — protein: MTDGASRRFVADAAMTQRRCPAPCWRCGLVNQQAGKPLVREVVLWDDLASLRRMVGSHLFSIPPETAMVATLPSPSSACFETNSPQFSGRIIDDPAALESFVPAWRDLVARCAWRNPCYEPEFLIPLLKYRGDESAGLLVIEGASAMDTNRHLYGVMPLVTKSFYHLPVRSVHAWRPDEAFDSTPLLDREHADDALSTIFTTLSGRGVRLLAFDTVSADAAFDGLIRRAAARQDRAIFTRDRFSRAAMQPGDDAETYLRQSMSKNRRKKAKRLLKKLQSVGSVALEHSSGANDVHQWAHEFVDLEASGWKGRQGTAMACQSESLAFFLELVDRCVPHDAIRFGRLTLDGVPIAMLVDLHSGGQVSGYKTTYDERFGEYSPGFLLELQNVHWLHELGCSLCDSCTDPNNELINGLYAQRLPFQSIVIGLDSAMNWPVTSLLPLMQTTARLTKSCVRKIRR